The Setaria viridis chromosome 6, Setaria_viridis_v4.0, whole genome shotgun sequence genome contains a region encoding:
- the LOC117860777 gene encoding wall-associated receptor kinase 1, whose product MRSLVVPLLLAQLATAAAAAEANIALAGCESKCGDVDVPYPFGTTYGCHRTGFKVTCDRSYQPPRLFLQSDGPEVLAISIRNSTVRVRATAWSFAAGNNSDARVRILPTNLRPYVLSAARNSLVLVGCGFQAAARTATTPSRPGAAAATFGSCAPSCSADEQQKLRRGGCHSVGCCESPIPTGLTSFRVQFSWQEKNATAPRPAWVAPGASVLTVEQEWWRDRDNVFAVKMSLLSSGNAAGLVIPAVLDWTLNKSSCAAAAKRSDYGCVSRNSECLNSTSSAYGYVCRCNDGYDGNPYVSDGCQGPRTHVGSGVYFAMGFGIGMFLLLLVLASIFATKRLKIRRARKKREYFFKQNHGLLLRQLVDKDIAEKMIFSLEELEKATNMFDDARILGGGGHGTVYKGILSNQHVVAIKKSIVVIQKEIDEFINEVAILSQINHRNVVKLFGCCLETEVPLLVYEFIPNGTLYAHLHDESSHKSLPWKDRLRIAFEVACSLAYLHSAASTSVVHRDIKTSNILLDDRLTAKVSDFGASRGIAIDQSGVTTGVQGTHGYMDPEYYHTRRLTDKSDVYSYGVMLVELLTRKKPSMYLSPEGVSLVAHFVMLLNQDKLSEILDEQIMEEGEEEPKQVAALAAMCLRLKGEDRPTMRYVEMRLQGLQSSDIYISGMEEQMGDLNGQTCQGGDARVGDNYSSRQYSIEAEILLSASLQR is encoded by the exons ATGCGCAGCCTCGTcgtgccgctgctgctggcgcagctcgcgacggcggcggcggcggcggaggcgaacATCGCCTTGGCCGGCTGCGAGAGCAAGTGCGGCGACGTCGACGTGCCGTACCCGTTCGGCACCACGTACGGCTGCCACCGGACGGGCTTCAAGGTCACCTGCGACCGCTCGTACCAGCCGCCCAGGCTCTTCCTCCAGAGCGACGGCCCGGAGGTGCTCGCGATCTCCATCCGGAACAGCACGGTGCGCGTCCGCGCCACGGCTTGGTCCTTCGCCGCCGGCAACAACAGCGACGCGAGGGTCAGGATCCTGCCCACCAACCTCCGGCCGTACGTGCTCTCCGCCGCGCGGAACAGCCTTGTCCTCGTCGGCTGCGGCTTCCAGGCCGCCGcgcggacggcgacgacgccgtcgcggccaggagccgccgccgccacgttcgGCTCGTGCGCGCCGTCCTGTTCCGCCGACGAGCAGCAGAAGCTCCGGCGTGGCGGGTGCCAcagcgtcggctgctgcgagtCGCCCATACCGACGGGCCTCACGTCCTTCCGCGTCCAGTTCTCATGGCAGGAGAAGAACGCCACGGCGCCACGGCCGGCGTGGGTGGCTCCGGGTGCCAGCGTGCTCACGGTGGAGCAGGAGTGGTGGCGCGACAGGGACAACGTGTTCGCCGTCAAGATGTCGCTTCTCTCCTCCGGGAACGCCGCCGGGCTGGTGATCCCGGCCGTCCTGGACTGGACGCTCAACAAGTcgtcgtgcgcggcggcggcgaagcggtCGGACTACGGCTGTGTCAGCAGGAACAGCGAGTGCCTCAACTCCACGAGCAGCGCCTACGGCTATGTCTGCCGGTGCAACGACGGCTACGACGGCAACCCATACGTGTCAGATGGGTGCCAGGGGCCTCGAACACATGTTGGATCTG GAGTATATTTTGCGATGGGGTTTGGCATCGGTATGTTCCTTTTGCTTCTGGTTCTTGCATCCATTTTCGCAACCAAAAGGCTCAAGATTCGTAGAgcaaggaagaagagggagTATTTCTTCAAGCAAAACCATGGGTTGCTTCTTCGACAACTAGTAGATAAAGACATCGCGGAAAAGATGATCTTTAGCTTGGAAGAGCTTGAGAAAGCAACCAATATGTTTGATGATGCTCGCATCCTGGGCGGCGGAGGGCACGGCACAGTCTACAAAGGCATATTGTCAAATCAGCATGTTGTTGCGATTAAGAAGTCAATAGTTGTAATCCAAAAGGAGATTGATGAGTTCATAAACGAAGTTGCAATCCTTTCCCAAATCAACCACAGAAATGTGGTGAAGCTTTTCGGATGTTGCCTCGAGACAGAAGTGCCATTACTGGTCTATGAGTTCATTCCAAATGGAACTCTTTATGCCCATCTTCATGATGAAAGCTCTCATAAATCACTACCGTGGAAAGATCGGCTACGAATCGCCTTTGAAGTTGCTTGTTCTCTAGCCTACCTTCACTCAGCCGCTTCGACATCGGTGGTGCACAGGGACATCAAGACATCCAACATACTACTTGATGATCGATTGACAGCCAAGGTTTCGGACTTCGGTGCCTCGAGAGGCATCGCAATCGATCAATCTGGCGTGACAACTGGAGTGCAAGGAACACACGGATACATGGATCCTGAGTATTACCACACACGACGATTGACTGACAAAAGTGATGTGTACAGCTACGGTGTTATGCTTGTTGAACTACTGACGAGAAAGAAGCCAAGTATGTACTTGTCGCCTGAAGGTGTCAGTTTAGTGGCGCACTTTGTCATGTTACTGAATCAAGATAAGCTTAGTGAGATACTAGATGAGCAGATCatggaagaaggagaagaggagccCAAACAAGTGGCCGCCCTAGCAGCAATGTGCTTGAGGTTGAAGGGAGAAGACAGGCCGACGATGCGGTATGTGGAGATGAGGCTTCAAGGACTGCAGAGTTCAGACATTTACATTTCAGGGATGGAAGAGCAGATGGGTGATTTGAATGGCCAAACATGTCAAGGAGGCGATGCCAGAGTTGGTGACAACTATAGCAGTAGGCAGTACAGTATAGAGGCAGAGATCTTGTTATCAGCGAGCTTGCAACGGTGA
- the LOC117861925 gene encoding wall-associated receptor kinase 2-like — MPMRSLTSKCGGVDVPYPFGTSSGCYRAGFKVTCDRARQPPKLFLGAGGGGGPEVLEVSLRNSTVRVRGAVWSFAAGTTGAATVDVLPAASGLRRRYVLSAARNSLVLVGCGFQAAAAPRGDAAAFGSCAPSCPGAKKRKLRHGPCDGVGCCEAPVPTGLAVTAFDVRFSWLEQNATARPAWVAPGASVLVVEREWWRERENVVPVKLSLLNSGNATGFVIPAVLDWTLNNSSCAAAAKGSDYGCVSKHSECVNSTSSAYGYVCRCNDGYNGNPYVPGGCQGPRMRIAAGKFDPITFSNPLFYHHNFKIEI; from the exons ATGCCGATGCGTAGCCTCACC AGCAAGTGCGGCGGCGTGGACGTGCCGTACCCGTTCGGCACCAGCTCCGGCTGCTACCGGGCGGGCTTCAAGGTCACCTGCGACCGCGCGCGCCAGCCGCCGAAGCTCTTCCtgggtgccggcggcggcggcgggccggaggTGCTGGAGGTGTCCCTCCGGAACAGCACGGTGCGCGTCCGCGGCGCGGTCTGGTccttcgccgccggcaccaCGGGAGCCGCTACGGTGGACGTGCTCCCCGCCGCaagcggcctccgccgccggtacGTGCTCTCCGCCGCGCGGAACAGCCTCGTCCTCGTCGGCTGCGGCttccaggccgccgccgcgccgcgaggTGACGCCGCCGCGTTCGGCTCGTGCGCGCCGTCCTGCCCGGGCGCCAAGAAGCGGAagctccggcacgggccctgCGACGGAGTCGGCTGCTGCGAGGCGCCCGTCCCGACGGGCCTCGCCGTCACGGCCTTCGACGTCCGGTTCTCCTGGCTGGAGCAGAACGCCACGGCGCGGCCTGCGTGGGTGGCGCCCGGCGCCAGCGTGCTCGTGGTGGAGCGGGAATGGTGGCGCGAGAGGGAGAACGTGGTTCCGGTCAAGCTGTCGCTTCTCAACTCCGGTAACGCCACCGGCTTCGTGATCCCGGCCGTCCTGGACTGGACGCTGAACAACTCGTcatgcgcggcggcggcgaagggctCCGACTATGGCTGCGTCAGCAAACACAGCGAGTGCGTCAACTCCACGAGCAGCGCCTACGGCTACGTGTGCCGGTGCAACGACGGCTACAATGGCAACCCTTACGTGCCAGGTGGGTGCCAAGGCCCTCGAATGCGTATTGCAGCTGGTAAGTTTGATCCGATCACCTTCTCCAATCCTTTGTTTTACCATCACAATTTCAAGATTGAGATTTGA
- the LOC117860779 gene encoding wall-associated receptor kinase 2, with product MRSLVMPMLLIQLAAAAATPLAANITLDGCERKCGEVDVPYPFGTSYGCHRRGFKVICDRAYSPPKLFLGGDGAGLEVLGISVQNRTVRVRATIWSFAADNTSDVVVKIIPANLEPYVLSTDRNSLVIVGCGFRASARTTVSSLQLQGDAVIASCAPSCTVNNQQKHQQPNLCEGNGCCEAAIPTGLSSLSIHFSWLDTNATVRAPWMTPNVSVLAVEQEWWRETPDIAFKIWLLSSGHVTGLVIPVVLDWTVGQSSCTAAETLPEFGCVSKNSECLNSTSSAYGYVCRCNDGYDGNPYVPDGCQGSRRNHLTAGVLVSIGIGIGLFFLLLGLAATFGTRRLNIRKAKKMREYFFKQNHGLLLRQLVDKDIAKRMIFSLEELEEATNKFDEARVLGDGGHGTVYKGILSNQRVVAIKKSRAVVQKEIDEFINEVAILSQINHRNIVRLFGCCLETEVPLLVYEFISNGTLYAHLHVDDPKKPLVWKNRLRIAFEVASSLAYLHSAATTSVVHRDIKTTNILLDDQLVANISDFGASRGISIDQAVVTTGIKGTHGYLDPEYFYTGRLTEKSDVYSYGVILVELLTRKKPSVYISPEGLSLVAHFIMLLNQDKLSEILDEQVAEEGEDEAKQVAAIAAKCLRLKGQNRPTMRNVEMRLQRLQGSDIDISGVEEHLAELGGPAYVGGNGEAGYNYSSRQYSMEEEILLSASLER from the exons ATGCGTAGCCTTGTCATGCCGATGCTGCTGATACAGCTCGCCGCAGCTGCTGCCACGCCATTGGCGGCGAATATCACCCTGGATGGCTGCGAGAGAAAGTGCGGCGAAGTGGATGTTCCCTACCCGTTTGGCACCAGCTATGGCTGCCACCGGCGAGGCTTCAAGGTCATCTGCGACCGCGCGTACAGCCCTCCCAAGCTCTTCCTTGGGGGTGATGGCGCAGGCTTGGAGGTGCTGGGGATCTCTGTCCAGAACAGAACGGTGCGCGTCCGGGCCACGATCTGGTCCTTCGCTGCCGACAACACGAGCGACGTGGTGGTCAAGATCATCCCTGCCAACCTCGAGCCGTATGTGCTCTCCACTGATCGGAACAGCCTAGTCATCGTCGGCTGCGGATTCCGGGCCTCTGCTCGGACGACGGTGTCGTCGCTGCAACTGCAAGGGGACGCTGTGATTGCATCGTGCGCGCCATCCTGTACCGTCAACAATCAGCAGAAGCACCAGCAGCCCAACCTGTGTGAAGGCAATGGCTGCTGCGAGGCGGCCATACCAACAGGCCTATCGTCCTTGAGTATCCACTTCTCATGGCTGGACACGAACGCCACAGTTCGGGCGCCATGGATGACACCCAATGTGAGCGTGCTCGCAGTGGAGCAGGAGTGGTGGCGCGAAACGCCAGACATCGCGTTCAAGATATGGCTTCTCTCCTCAGGGCACGTGACTGGGCTGGTGATCCCTGTCGTTCTGGACTGGACAGTAGGCCAGTCGTCATGCACGGCGGCAGAGACGCTCCCTGAGTTTGGCTGTGTCAGCAAAAACAGCGAGTGCCTCAACTCCACAAGCAGCGCCTATGGCTACGTCTGCCGGTGCAACGATGGCTACGACGGCAACCCGTATGTGCCGGATGGGTGCCAGGGCTCTCGTCGAAATCATCTTACAGCTG GCGTACTTGTTTCAATTGGAATTGGCATTGGTTTGTTCTTCCTCCTTCTGGGTCTTGCTGCCACCTTTGGCACTAGAAGACTCAATATTCGTAAAGCAAAGAAAATGAGAGAGTATTTCTTTAAGCAAAACCACGGGTTGTTGCTGAGACAACTAGTAGATAAAGATATTGCCAAAAGGATGATTTTCAGTTTGGAAGAGCTCGAGGAGGCAACGAATAAATTTGATGAAGCTCGAGTTCTAGGTGATGGAGGGCATGGCACTGTCTACAAAGGCATATTGTCGAATCAGCGTGTTGTTGCCATTAAGAAGTCAAGAGCAGTAGTCCAAAAGGAGATTGATGAGTTCATAAATGAAGTCGCCATCCTGTCCCAAATCAACCACAGAAATATAGTGAGGTTGTTTGGATGTTGTCTCGAGACAGAAGTTCCATTGCTGGTCTATGAGTTCATTTCTAATGGAACACTTTATGCACACCTTCATGTTGATGACCCTAAAAAACCACTGGTATGGAAAAATCGATTGCGGATTGCCTTTGAAGTTGCTAGTTCTCTGGCCTATCTCCATTCAGCTGCTACCACTTCTGTGGTTCATAGGGACATCAAGACAACTAACATATTACTTGATGATCAACTGGTAGCAAATATTTCGGACTTTGGTGCCTCCAGAGGCATCTCTATCGACCAAGCAGTAGTGACAACTGGTATAAAAGGAACACATGGATATTTGGATCCTGAATATTTCTACACAGGACGTCTGACGGAGAAAAGTGATGTCTACAGCTACGGCGTCATCCTTGTGGAACTACTAACAAGAAAGAAGCCAAGTGTGTACATATCACCTGAAGGTCTCAGTCTAGTGGCACACTTCATCATGCTTTTAAATCAAGATAAGCTCAGTGAGATACTAGATGAGCAGGTCGCcgaagaaggagaagatgaGGCCAAACAAGTGGCCGCAATAGCAGCAAAGTGCTTAAGGTTGAAGGGACAGAACAGGCCGACAATGCGGAATGTGGAGATGAGACTTCAACGACTTCAAGGTTCAGATATTGATATTTCTGGGGTGGAAGAACACCTGGCTGAACTGGGCGGCCCAGCATACGTAGGAGGCAATGGTGAAGCCGGTTACAACTACAGCAGTAGGCAATACAGCATGGAGGAGGAGATCCTGCTGTCAGCGAGCCTAGAGCGATGA
- the LOC117861926 gene encoding uncharacterized protein: MGTPLRRHFVEQLATRPFWNRRTCSLINTTLVRKLDSLHCTSLLDHRNGSARARRRRRRRLPRHCRWRGGPAAASRRYRFVPIRPNPTQRSVENSIQTAQFDRTATRTYSSAKDPLSSRPAHTSQLALGAARRRLVAGGRRRSSGVAPPSVLVQRVVPSCLQSQGHGDSLAAAGTEARQLTLEEILYPPPSWEVEGTPARWNSPKVCPVNLDDFSDDDRSEGGYSPAAVDESVSVVSRASMRSQHSVSRRVSFRSPDESDVFIIPARSEWDDEVGEDDD; encoded by the exons ATGGGGACACCACTTCGTAGACATTTCGTCGAGCAGCTTGCGACCCGCCCGTTCTGGAACAGGCGGACATGTAGCTTGATCAACACAACGTTGGTGCGAAAGCTAGACTCGCTTCACTGCACCTCCTTGCTGGATCACCGGAATggcagcgcgcgcgcgcggcggcggcggcggcggcggctaccaCGCCATTGCCGGTGGAGAGGGGGTCCCGCGGCCGCTTCACGGCGTTATCGATTCGTTCCCATACGACCCAACCCTACACAACGGTCGGTTGAGAACTCGATCCAGACCGCTCAATTTGATCGGACGGCTACCCGTACCTACTCTTCCGCAAAGGACCCCTTGTCCAGCAGACCAGCACACACCTCGCAGTTGGCTCTCGgtgcggcgcgccgccgcctcgtcgccggcgggcggcggcggagctccggcgTGGCACCGCCATCCGTCCTAGTACAAAG GGTGGTGCCGAGCTGCCTGCAGAGCCAAGGGCACGGCGACAGCCTCGCGGCCGCGGGAACTGAGGCGAGGCAGCTCACCCTGGAGGAGATCCTGTACCCGCCACCgagctgggaggttgaggggaCGCCGGCGCGGTGGAACTCGCCGAAGGTGTGCCCGGTGAACCTGGATGACTTCTCCGACGACGACCGCTCCGAGGGCGGGtactcgccggcggccgtggaCGAGAGCGTGTCCGTCGTCAGCAGGGCGTCGATGAGGAGCCAGCACAGCGTGTCCAGGCGGGTGAGCTTCAGGTCGCCTGACGAGTCCGACGTGTTCATCATCCCTGCGAGAAGCGAGTGGGATGATGAGGTGGGTGAGGATGATGATTGA
- the LOC117861375 gene encoding calcium-transporting ATPase 2, plasma membrane-type, whose amino-acid sequence MESYLKENFGGVKAKHSSDEALGRWRSVVGVVKNPTRRFRFTANLDKRSEAAAMKRSNQEKLRVAVLVSKAALQFIHGLPPQADYAVPADVAAAGFGVCAEELSSVVESHDVKRLKSHGGVEGVVSKLSTSASDGLPASARKLATRQELFGVNRFAEAEPRSFWVFVWEALQDMTLMILAACALVSLLVGVATEGWPHGAHDGLGIVASILLVVFVTATSDYRQSLQFKDLDKEKKKITVQVTRGGYRQKLSIYDLLVGDIVHLSIGDQVPADGLFVSGFSLLINESSLTGESEPVAVNAENPFLLSGTKVQDGSCKMLVTTVGMRTQWGKLMATLSEGGDDETPLQVKLNGVATIIGKIGLIFAVVTFAVLTQALFWRKVSDGSYFSWTGDDALELLEFFAIAVTIVVVAVPEGLPLAVTLSLAFAMKKMMNDKALVRHLAACETMGSATSICSDKTGTLTTNHMTVVKACICGKVKDVGSSSAETKTLTSDLPSSVVAMLLQSIFNNTGGDVVVNQDGKREILGTPTETAILEFGLSLGGDFSTVRKASTLIKVEPFNSAKKRMGVVIQLPGGALRAHCKGASEIILASCTKYMDEHGNVVELDGATVDHLKATIDSFANEALRTLCLAYIDVDEGFSANDQIPMDGYTCIGIVGIKDPVRPGVKESVAICRSAGITVRMVTGDNINTAKAIARECGILTEGGVAIEGPDFRVKSEEELQELIPKIQVMARSSPLDKHTLVKHLRTTFDEVVAVTGDGTNDAPALHEADIGLAMGIAGTEVAKESADVIILDDNFSTIVTVAKWGRSVYINIQKFVQFQLTVNVVALIVNFSSACLIGSAPLTAVQLLWVNMIMDTLGALALATEPPNNELMKRTPVGRKGNFISNIMWRNIMGQAIYQFLVIWYLQAEGKWLFGIKGDNSDLVLNTIIFNCFVFCQVFNEVSSREMERINVFEGILDNNVFAAVLGSTVVFQFIIIQFLGSFANTTPLTFTQWITSIFIGFIGMPIAAAVKMVPVDSV is encoded by the exons ATGGAGAGCTACCTGAAGGAGAACTTTGGGGGCGTGAAGGCGAAGCACTCGTCGGACGAGGCGCTGGGCCGATGGCGcagcgtcgtcggcgtcgtcaaGAACCCCACGCGGCGGTTCCGCTTCACCGCCAACCTCGACAAGCGCTCCGAGGCCGCCGCCATGAAGCGCTCCAACCAGGAGAAGCTCCGCGTCGCCGTCCTCGTCTCCAAGGCCGCGCTCCAGTTCATCCACG GCCTCCCGCCGCAGGCCGACTACGCGGTCCCCGCCGACGTCGCGGCGGCGGGCTTCGGCGTGTGCGCGGAGGAGCTGAGCTCCGTCGTGGAGAGCCACGACGTGAAGCGCCTCAAGTCCCACGGCGGGGTGGAGGGCGTCGTGTCCAAGCTCTCCACATCGGCGTCCGACGGCCTCCCGGCGTCGGCGCGCAAGCTGGCCACGCGCCAGGAGCTCTTCGGCGTCAACCGGTTCGCGGAGGCCGAGCCCCGCAGCTTCTGGGTCTTCGTGTGGGAGGCGCTCCAGGACATGACGCTCATGATCCTCGCCGCCTGCGCGCTCGTCTccctcctcgtcggcgtcgccacCGAGGGCTGGCCCCACGGCGCGCACGACGGGCTCGGCATCGTCGCCAGCatcctcctcgtcgtcttcgtcACCGCCACCAGCGACTACCGCCAGTCGCTGCAGTTCAAGGACCtcgacaaggagaagaagaagatcaccGTGCAGGTCACCCGGGGCGGGTACCGGCAGAAGCTCTCGATCTACGACCTCCTCGTCGGCGACATCGTCCACCTCTCCATTGGAGATCAGGTGCCTGCCGACGGGCTGTTTGTGTCCGGGTTCTCGCTGCTCATCAACGAGTCGAGCCTCACTGGCGAGAGCGAGCCCGTCGCCGTCAACGCTGAGAACCCGTTCCTGCTGTCGGGGACCAAGGTGCAGGACGGCTCGTGCAAGATGCTCGTCACCACCGTCGGCATGAGGACGCAGTGGGGCAAGCTGATGGCCACCCTCAGcgagggcggcgacgacgagacGCCGCTGCAGGTCAAGCTCAACGGCGTCGCCACCATCATCGGCAAGATCGGCCTCATCTTCGCCGTCGTCACGTTCGCCGTGCTCACCCAGGCCCTATTCTGGCGCAAGGTCTCCGACGGCTCCTACTTCAGCTGGACCGGGGATGACGCGCTGGAGCTGCTCGAGTTCTTCGCCATCGCCGtcaccatcgtcgtcgtcgccgtccccgAGGGCCTGCCGCTCGCCGTCACGCTCAGCCTCGCGTTCgccatgaagaagatgatgaacgACAAGGCGCTCgtccgccacctcgccgcctgCGAGACCATGGGATCCGCCACCTCCATCTGCAGCGACAAGACCGGCACGCTCACCACCAACCACATGACCGTCGTCAAGGCCTGCATATGCGGCAAGGTCAAGGACGTGGGCAGCTCGTCGGCGGAGACCAAGACCTTGACCTCCGACCTGCCGAGCTCCGTCGTGGCGATGCTCCTGCAGTCCATCTTCAACAacaccggcggcgacgtcgtcgtcaaccAGGACGGCAAGCGCGAGATACTGGGCACGCCCACCGAGACCGCCATCCTGGAGTTCGGGCTGTCGCTGGGCGGTGACTTCTCCACCGTCCGCAAGGCGAGCACCCTCATCAAGGTCGAGCCGTTCAACTCGGCGAAGAAGAGGATGGGGGTGGTCATCCAGCTCCCCGGCGGCGCTCTGCGAGCTCACTGCAAGGGCGCGTCAGAGATCATCCTGGCATCGTGCACCAAGTACATGGACGAGCACGGCAACGTCGTCGAGCTTGACGGCGCAACCGTGGATCACCTAAAGGCCACCATTGACAGCTTCGCCAACGAGGCGCTTCGCACGCTGTGCCTTGCCTACATCGACGTCGACGAGGGGTTCTCGGCAAACGATCAGATTCCAATGGATGGGTACACCTGCATTGGCATTGTGGGGATCAAGGACCCTGTCCGTCCTGGCGTCAAGGAATCGGTCGCCATCTGCAGGTCAGCAGGCATCACCGTCAGAATGGTTACGGGTGACAACATCAACACGGCCAAGGCGATTGCGCGGGAATGCGGCATTTTGACTGAAGGTGGCGTTGCCATTGAAGGACCAGACTTCAGAGTCAAGAGTGAAGAAGAATTACAGGAACTGATACCGAAAATACAG GTGATGGCAAGGTCTTCGCCACTTGACAAGCACACATTGGTCAAGCATCTTCGGACTACATTTGATGAAGTTGTCGCGGTGACTGGTGATGGCACAAATGATGCACCTGCACTTCATGAAGCTGATATTGGGCTTGCAATGGGCATTGCTGGAACTGAG GTCGCAAAAGAGAGTGCCGATGTTATCATTCTTGATGACAACTTCTCCACTATAGTCACTGTTGCTAAATGGGGTCGATCAGTGTACATCAATATTCAGAAGTTTGTGCAGTTTCAGCTGACAGTAAATGTGGTTGCTCTCATTGTAAACTTCTCCTCGGCTTGCTTGATAG GGAGTGCTCCTCTTACTGCTGTGCAATTGCTCTGGGTCAACATGATCATGGACACACTAGGCGCATTAGCATTGGCCACAGAACCTCCAAACAATGAGCTGATGAAGAGAACTCCGGTTGGGAGGAAAGGAAACTTCATCAGCAACATCATGTGGAGGAACATCATGGGACAGGCCATCTACCAGTTCCTTGTGATCTGGTATCTGCAGGCTGAAGGGAAATGGCTCTTCGGAATCAAGGGTGACAACTCCGATCTAGTCTTGAACACAATCATCTTCAACTGCTTCGTATTCTGCCAG GTTTTCAATGAGGTGAGCTCAAGGGAGATGGAGAGGATAAACGTCTTCGAGGGCATCCTAGACAACAACGTgttcgccgccgtcctcggcaGCACCGTGGTCTTCCAGTTCATCATCATCCAGTTCCTCGGCAGCTTCGCGAACACGACCCCTCTCACGTTCACGCAGTGGATCACCTCCATCTTCATCGGCTTCATAGGCATGCCGATCGCCGCCGCGGTGAAGATGGTCCCGGTCGATTCCGTGTAG